In Nonomuraea sp. NBC_00507, the following are encoded in one genomic region:
- the purU gene encoding formyltetrahydrofolate deformylase: MAPGREFILTVSCADKPGIVYAVSSFLIQHGGNMLQSKQFNDRKGGGFFMRVHFTSQDALEELREGFAYVAASCQMTWQLKDAATPTRTLIMVSKFGHCMNDLLFRRQVGGLNIEIPAVVSNHPDLEPLAASYGVPFHHVPVTSEGRAEAEARVLELVAEYDADLVVLARYMQILSDDLCKRLEGRAINIHHSFLPGFKGAKPYHQAHERGVKLIGATAHYVTADLDEGPIIEQDVARVDHELDPDDLVAVGRDVEAQVLARAVKWHSEQRVLLNGDRTVVFR, translated from the coding sequence ATGGCTCCTGGGCGCGAGTTCATCCTCACCGTCTCCTGCGCCGACAAGCCGGGCATCGTCTACGCCGTGAGCAGCTTCCTCATCCAGCACGGCGGGAACATGCTGCAGAGCAAGCAGTTCAACGACCGCAAGGGCGGCGGCTTCTTCATGCGCGTGCACTTCACCTCCCAGGACGCCCTGGAGGAGCTGCGCGAGGGGTTCGCCTACGTCGCGGCGTCCTGCCAGATGACCTGGCAGCTCAAGGACGCGGCCACCCCGACCCGTACGCTGATCATGGTGTCGAAGTTCGGTCACTGCATGAACGACCTGCTCTTCCGCCGCCAGGTCGGCGGCCTGAACATCGAGATCCCCGCGGTGGTCTCCAACCACCCGGACCTCGAGCCGCTGGCCGCCTCCTACGGCGTGCCCTTCCACCACGTCCCGGTGACGTCGGAGGGCAGGGCGGAGGCGGAGGCCAGGGTGCTGGAGCTGGTCGCCGAGTACGACGCGGACCTGGTGGTGCTCGCCCGCTACATGCAGATCCTGTCGGACGACCTGTGCAAGCGGCTGGAGGGGCGGGCGATCAACATCCACCACTCCTTCCTGCCGGGGTTCAAGGGCGCCAAGCCGTACCACCAGGCGCACGAGCGCGGCGTGAAGCTCATCGGGGCGACCGCGCACTACGTGACGGCGGACCTGGACGAGGGGCCGATCATCGAGCAGGACGTCGCCAGGGTGGACCACGAGCTGGACCCCGACGACCTGGTCGCCGTCGGCCGGGACGTCGAGGCCCAGGTGCTCGCCAGGGCGGTGAAGTGGCACAGCGAGCAGCGGGTGCTGCTCAACGGCGACCGCACGGTCGTCTTCCGCTGA
- a CDS encoding ABC transporter substrate-binding protein, which yields MTNSRSRRIRALVLVAGMGLLVNACAGAKVGETAAPAAGSGSAKACGTLSLAINPWVGYEANAAVIGYVAEKNLGCKVVKKDLKEEVAWQGFGTGEVDAVVENWGHDDLKKKYIDEQKTAVSAGPTGNKGVIGWYVAPWMAEKYPDITDWKNLNKYASLFKTSESGGKGQLLDGDPSFVTNDEALVKNLKLDFKVVYAGSETALITAFRQSQKQQTPLIGYFYEPQWFLSELKLVKVNLPAYTAGCDADAARVACDYPPYELDKIVSKKFADSGSPAYELVKNFTWGNDDQNLVAKYITEDKMTAEEAAAKWVADNADKVKAWLPKS from the coding sequence GTGACGAATTCGAGAAGCAGAAGAATCAGGGCACTCGTGCTCGTAGCCGGCATGGGCCTCCTGGTGAACGCCTGCGCGGGTGCGAAGGTCGGCGAGACGGCCGCGCCCGCCGCCGGCAGCGGCAGCGCCAAGGCGTGCGGGACCCTGAGCCTCGCGATCAACCCATGGGTGGGGTACGAGGCCAACGCCGCCGTGATCGGCTATGTGGCCGAGAAGAACCTCGGCTGCAAGGTCGTGAAGAAGGACCTCAAGGAGGAGGTGGCCTGGCAGGGCTTCGGCACCGGCGAGGTCGACGCGGTCGTGGAGAACTGGGGCCACGACGACCTGAAGAAGAAGTACATCGACGAGCAGAAGACCGCCGTCTCCGCGGGGCCGACGGGCAACAAGGGCGTCATCGGCTGGTACGTGGCGCCGTGGATGGCCGAGAAGTACCCGGACATCACCGACTGGAAGAACCTCAACAAGTACGCCTCCCTGTTCAAGACCTCCGAGTCCGGCGGCAAGGGCCAGCTCCTCGACGGTGACCCCTCCTTCGTCACCAACGACGAGGCCCTGGTCAAGAACCTCAAGCTGGACTTCAAGGTCGTCTACGCGGGCAGCGAGACCGCGTTGATCACGGCCTTCCGCCAGTCGCAGAAGCAGCAGACGCCGCTCATCGGTTACTTCTATGAGCCGCAGTGGTTCCTGTCGGAGCTCAAGCTGGTCAAGGTCAACCTGCCCGCCTACACGGCCGGCTGCGACGCCGACGCCGCCAGGGTGGCCTGTGACTACCCGCCGTACGAGCTCGACAAGATCGTGAGCAAGAAGTTCGCCGACTCCGGCAGCCCTGCCTACGAGCTGGTCAAGAACTTCACCTGGGGCAACGACGACCAGAACCTCGTGGCGAAGTACATCACCGAGGACAAGATGACCGCCGAGGAGGCGGCCGCCAAGTGGGTGGCCGACAACGCGGACAAGGTCAAGGCCTGGCTCCCCAAGAGCTGA
- a CDS encoding ABC transporter permease subunit, whose protein sequence is MAPVTAAVTAVATRLRGRRLLIVAVLAVWVLGWALLNGRDTLALGGAELTPLHTSFSEGMDAIDDSRNTNPFFLYFINYIRLFLDEAVTFVQALISQPSFGRPVPVLGWLGVTAVATAVTYLYANRKAALLAAAGLISFGLLGLWQESMDTLALTLTAVVLSLAVGIPLGVLAGMSDRFHRLVTPVLDFMQTMPTFVYLAPLTLFFLIGPASATVATMIYAIPPAIRITAHGIRQVSPDTLEAGASLGATTAQSLRHVRLPMAKQTIIVGVNQTIMAALSMATIAALIDAPGLGKTVLKALQTLDVGTAFNAGLAIVIMAVVLDRVTSAASRRVEAERRAGRLLTPGRRRLQVAGVLGVTAVLGYLSYTYVWAAEFPAQANLGPIVRRAADAASVWVQDSLVGFTNAIKNLLTNGLLNPFESLLTGSPWWLVFAVAVAVALLVGNARAALATAVGLALLVLLGLWQDSMVTLASTLVATILVMMLGVVVGVWMGRSDRADTVLRPVLDAGQTMPAFVYLVPILGLFGPTRFTAIIAAVVFAAPVAIKLVAEGIRRVSPTTVEAATSVGANAWQLISKVQLPMARSGVTLAASQGLIYVLSMVVVGGLVGAGALGYDVVAGFSQHQLRGKGLAAGLAIVVLGIVLDRVMRAATQRADAAAHGGQPHQ, encoded by the coding sequence ATGGCTCCGGTGACGGCCGCGGTCACGGCGGTGGCCACGCGGCTGCGCGGCCGCAGGCTCCTGATCGTGGCGGTGCTGGCGGTCTGGGTGCTGGGGTGGGCGCTGCTGAACGGGCGCGACACGCTGGCACTCGGCGGGGCCGAGCTGACGCCGCTGCACACCTCGTTCAGCGAGGGCATGGACGCCATCGACGACAGCAGGAACACCAACCCGTTCTTCCTCTACTTCATCAACTACATCCGGCTCTTCCTCGACGAGGCCGTGACGTTCGTCCAGGCGCTGATCAGCCAGCCGTCCTTCGGCCGCCCGGTCCCCGTGCTGGGCTGGCTGGGCGTGACGGCCGTGGCGACCGCGGTCACGTACCTGTATGCCAACAGGAAGGCGGCGCTGCTCGCGGCGGCGGGCCTGATCTCCTTCGGGCTGCTCGGGCTGTGGCAGGAGAGCATGGACACGCTCGCCCTCACGCTCACCGCGGTGGTGCTGTCGCTGGCCGTGGGCATCCCGCTCGGGGTGCTGGCGGGGATGAGCGACCGCTTCCACCGGCTGGTCACCCCGGTGCTGGACTTCATGCAGACGATGCCGACGTTCGTCTACCTGGCGCCGCTCACGCTCTTCTTCCTCATCGGGCCGGCCAGCGCGACGGTCGCCACGATGATCTACGCGATCCCGCCGGCCATCCGCATCACCGCGCACGGCATCCGCCAGGTCTCGCCGGACACCCTCGAAGCCGGCGCCTCGCTGGGCGCCACCACCGCTCAGTCGCTGCGGCACGTGCGGCTGCCGATGGCCAAGCAGACGATCATCGTCGGGGTGAACCAGACCATCATGGCCGCCCTGTCCATGGCCACCATCGCGGCCCTCATCGACGCGCCGGGCCTGGGCAAGACGGTGTTGAAGGCGCTGCAGACCCTGGACGTGGGCACCGCGTTCAACGCGGGCCTGGCCATCGTCATCATGGCGGTGGTGCTGGACCGGGTGACCTCGGCGGCCAGCCGCCGGGTCGAGGCCGAGCGCAGGGCCGGCCGGCTGCTCACTCCCGGACGGCGGCGGCTGCAGGTGGCGGGCGTGCTCGGCGTCACGGCGGTGCTCGGCTATCTGTCGTACACCTACGTGTGGGCGGCGGAGTTCCCCGCGCAGGCCAACCTCGGCCCCATCGTGCGCCGCGCCGCCGACGCGGCGAGCGTCTGGGTGCAGGACAGCCTGGTCGGCTTCACCAACGCGATCAAGAACCTGCTCACCAACGGGCTGCTCAACCCGTTCGAGTCGCTGCTGACAGGGTCTCCGTGGTGGCTGGTGTTCGCCGTGGCCGTGGCCGTGGCGCTGCTGGTGGGCAACGCGCGCGCGGCCCTGGCGACCGCGGTCGGCCTGGCGCTGCTGGTCCTGCTCGGGCTCTGGCAGGACAGCATGGTCACGCTGGCCTCCACCCTGGTCGCCACGATCCTCGTCATGATGCTCGGCGTGGTGGTGGGCGTGTGGATGGGCCGCAGCGACCGGGCCGACACCGTGCTGCGCCCCGTGCTCGACGCCGGGCAGACCATGCCCGCCTTCGTCTATCTGGTGCCGATCCTCGGCCTGTTCGGCCCGACGCGGTTCACCGCGATCATCGCCGCCGTGGTCTTCGCGGCGCCGGTCGCGATCAAGCTGGTCGCCGAGGGCATCAGGCGGGTCTCCCCCACCACGGTCGAGGCGGCCACCTCGGTGGGGGCGAACGCCTGGCAGCTCATCTCCAAGGTCCAGCTCCCGATGGCCCGCAGCGGCGTGACACTCGCGGCGAGCCAGGGACTCATCTACGTGCTCTCGATGGTCGTCGTGGGCGGCCTCGTGGGAGCGGGAGCGCTCGGCTACGACGTCGTGGCCGGGTTCTCGCAGCACCAGCTCCGGGGGAAGGGGCTGGCCGCCGGGCTCGCGATCGTCGTGCTCGGCATCGTGCTCGACCGTGTCATGCGCGCTGCCACGCAGCGCGCCGACGCGGCCGCTCACGGGGGGCAACCGCACCAATAG
- a CDS encoding quaternary amine ABC transporter ATP-binding protein gives MTVPSLTERTPLGTETPPILEVRGLWKVFGPKADRVVGSTLSRTELKEQTGCVAAVRDVSFSVRRGEVFVVMGLSGSGKSTLVRCLTRLIEPTAGEILLDGDDVRKADEKRLRELRRHRMAMVFQHFGLLPHRCVLDNVVFGLEIRGVPKQDRYVRAREVVGLVGLTGFENSYPDQLSGGMQQRVGLARALAADPEVLLFDEPFSALDPLIRREMQNEVIRLHHEVGKTMIFITHDLSEALKLGDRILIMRDGELVQMGTPDEVVGAPADDYVRDFVSDVARSHVLTLRWIMRDPLPGEPLDGPELGPDVVIRDAVHSVMSADRPVRVTRDGALLGVVTSAEILEVIAGGQS, from the coding sequence ATGACCGTACCGTCACTGACCGAACGCACGCCGCTCGGCACCGAGACACCCCCCATCCTCGAGGTGAGGGGGCTCTGGAAGGTGTTCGGGCCCAAGGCCGACCGCGTCGTCGGCAGCACGCTCAGCCGCACGGAACTGAAGGAACAGACCGGCTGCGTCGCCGCCGTCCGCGACGTGTCCTTCTCGGTACGCCGGGGCGAGGTGTTCGTGGTCATGGGCCTGTCCGGCTCGGGCAAGTCCACCTTGGTCCGCTGCCTCACCAGGCTGATCGAGCCCACGGCCGGCGAGATCCTGCTCGACGGCGACGACGTCCGCAAGGCCGACGAGAAACGGCTGCGGGAGCTGCGCAGGCACCGCATGGCCATGGTCTTCCAGCACTTCGGGCTGCTGCCGCACCGGTGCGTGCTGGACAACGTCGTCTTCGGGCTGGAGATCCGCGGCGTGCCCAAGCAGGACCGCTACGTCAGGGCCCGCGAGGTCGTCGGGCTGGTCGGCCTGACCGGCTTCGAGAACTCCTATCCCGACCAGCTCTCCGGAGGCATGCAGCAGCGCGTCGGCCTGGCCCGCGCGCTGGCCGCCGATCCCGAGGTCCTGCTGTTCGACGAGCCGTTCTCCGCGCTCGACCCGCTGATCAGGCGCGAGATGCAGAACGAGGTCATCCGCCTGCACCACGAGGTCGGCAAGACCATGATCTTCATCACCCACGACTTGAGCGAGGCGCTCAAGCTGGGCGACCGCATCCTCATCATGCGCGACGGCGAGCTGGTCCAGATGGGCACGCCCGACGAGGTCGTGGGCGCGCCGGCCGACGACTACGTACGGGACTTCGTCAGCGACGTGGCGCGCTCCCACGTGCTGACGCTGCGCTGGATCATGCGCGACCCGCTGCCCGGCGAGCCCCTGGACGGCCCCGAGCTGGGCCCCGACGTGGTCATCCGGGACGCGGTGCACAGCGTGATGTCGGCCGACCGGCCGGTCCGCGTGACCAGGGACGGCGCCCTGCTGGGCGTGGTCACCAGCGCCGAGATCCTCGAGGTCATCGCGGGAGGGCAGTCCTGA
- a CDS encoding aldehyde dehydrogenase family protein, with protein sequence MTDLYIGGTWTRPIAGGLRHIHSPADGGLVATVAEATAADTGRAIEAARHAFDAGPWPQTPARERGALLNRVADLLERDRDSFAKAESGDTGKRLVESEYDVDDSIASLRYFAGVAGTDAGRVIDTGRDDAISRIVHEPVGVCALITPWNYPLLQATWKVAPALAAGNTFVLKPSELTPSTSILLMRALEEAGLPAGVANLVLGAGPEAGAPLAEHPAVDLVSFTGGVATGRRIMAAAAPTVKRVALELGGKNPNIVFADADVETAIDFALTAVFLHSGQVCSAGARLLVEDSLHDAFVDEVVRRAELIRLGGPFDPDAHTGPLISAAHLAKVEEYVAAGLAEGAVLRCGGRRGEGLGFFYRPTVLDECKQGMRVVREESFGPVLTVERFTTEDEAVRLANDTEYGLAGAVWTQDAGKAQRVAGRLRHGTVWINDYHPYVPQAEWGGFKQSGIGRELGPTGLDEYREIKHVWQNIRPRPQRWFPAN encoded by the coding sequence ATGACCGACCTCTACATCGGTGGAACGTGGACGAGGCCGATCGCCGGTGGCCTGCGGCACATCCACTCGCCCGCCGACGGTGGTCTGGTGGCCACGGTGGCGGAGGCCACGGCGGCCGACACCGGGCGGGCGATCGAGGCCGCCCGGCACGCCTTCGACGCGGGCCCCTGGCCGCAGACTCCCGCCCGCGAGCGGGGCGCACTCCTGAACAGGGTAGCTGACCTGCTGGAACGCGACCGCGACAGCTTCGCGAAGGCCGAGTCAGGCGACACCGGCAAACGGCTCGTGGAGAGCGAGTACGACGTCGACGACTCCATCGCCTCCCTGCGGTACTTCGCCGGGGTGGCGGGCACCGACGCCGGGCGGGTGATCGACACCGGCCGGGACGACGCCATCAGCCGCATCGTCCACGAACCCGTCGGCGTCTGCGCCCTGATCACGCCGTGGAACTATCCGCTGCTGCAGGCGACGTGGAAGGTCGCCCCCGCGCTCGCCGCCGGCAACACCTTCGTGCTGAAGCCCAGCGAGCTCACACCCAGCACCTCGATCCTGCTGATGCGTGCGCTGGAGGAGGCGGGCCTGCCTGCGGGCGTCGCCAACCTGGTGCTCGGCGCGGGCCCCGAGGCGGGCGCGCCGCTGGCCGAGCACCCGGCCGTGGACCTGGTGTCGTTCACCGGCGGCGTGGCCACGGGACGCCGGATCATGGCGGCCGCCGCACCCACCGTCAAACGCGTGGCGCTCGAACTGGGCGGCAAGAACCCCAACATCGTCTTCGCCGACGCCGACGTCGAGACCGCGATCGACTTCGCGCTCACCGCGGTGTTCCTGCACTCGGGCCAGGTCTGCTCGGCCGGCGCCCGCCTCCTCGTGGAGGACTCCCTGCACGACGCCTTCGTGGACGAGGTCGTCCGGCGCGCGGAGCTGATCCGCCTGGGCGGCCCCTTCGACCCGGACGCGCACACCGGCCCGCTGATCTCCGCCGCGCACCTCGCCAAGGTCGAGGAGTACGTGGCGGCGGGCCTGGCCGAAGGCGCGGTCCTGCGCTGCGGCGGCCGCCGCGGGGAGGGCCTCGGCTTCTTCTACCGCCCCACCGTGCTCGACGAGTGCAAGCAGGGCATGCGCGTGGTGCGCGAGGAGTCCTTCGGCCCCGTGCTGACCGTGGAGCGCTTCACCACCGAGGACGAGGCCGTGCGCCTCGCCAACGACACCGAGTACGGCCTGGCCGGCGCCGTCTGGACCCAGGACGCCGGCAAGGCGCAGCGGGTCGCGGGCCGGCTGCGGCACGGCACGGTGTGGATCAACGACTACCACCCCTACGTGCCGCAGGCCGAGTGGGGTGGCTTCAAGCAGTCAGGCATCGGCCGTGAGCTCGGGCCCACCGGTCTCGACGAGTACCGCGAGATCAAGCATGTCTGGCAGAACATCCGCCCACGCCCCCAGCGGTGGTTCCCAGCGAACTGA
- a CDS encoding GcvT family protein produces the protein MTGPRVVVIGAGVVGAALADELSARGWTDVTVVDQGDVPATGGSSSHAPGLVFQTNGSKTMTEMARYTVEKFVELDSFLQVGGLEVATTPERLAELHRRHGWAAAWGLEAQLLSPAECVAKHSLLDPGKVLGGLFIPTDGLAKAVKAVQAQLTRAMERGVQVLARHEVLDIRAEGGRVSAVVTDHGEIPADVVVCCAGIWGPRVARMAGMELPLTPLAHQLAWTGQVPDLAGQSEEATRPILRHQDADLYYRERYDTLGIGYYGHRPMPVSPDDILSVDAAEVMPSVLTFTPDDFADAWTETQSLLPGTRSAKVEEGINGLFSFTTDHMPLMGQSRDVEGFWVAEAVWVTHSAGVGKAMAEWLVDGHCSSFDLHECDVNRFEQHQIAPDYVRERGCQNYVEVYDIIHPLQPMESPRPMRTSPFHARQQELGAIFLEASGWERPQWYGANAPLLQGRDIPAPGDWAAQYWSPIVGAEAQATRESVAMYDMTALKRLEISGPGAVGFLQSLVTGDIDKSVGSVTYCLLLDTDGGIRSDVTVARLGPELFQVGANGNLDLDWLDRRRPRAVHIRDITAGTCCVGVWGPRARDLVQPLTGIDLTALRYFRGARGYIGNVPVTMLRLSYVGELGWEIYTTADMGLKLWDTLWEAGQRHGVIAGGRGAFTSLRLEKGYRSFGTDMTFEHDPYEAGLGFAVKLDKGDFVGRAALLERKESVRRRLTCLLTDEVVMGKEPVYDRDGGPAGYVTSAAYGYTIGSGIAYAWLPADLAAPGQEVTIGYFDRYVRAVVAEEPLFDPTMQRLRG, from the coding sequence ATGACGGGCCCGAGAGTCGTTGTCATCGGGGCCGGCGTGGTCGGCGCGGCACTCGCCGACGAGCTGTCGGCCCGCGGCTGGACCGACGTCACGGTGGTCGACCAGGGAGACGTGCCCGCCACCGGCGGCTCCTCCTCGCACGCGCCCGGTCTGGTGTTCCAGACCAACGGGTCCAAGACCATGACCGAGATGGCCCGCTACACCGTGGAGAAGTTCGTCGAACTGGACAGCTTTCTCCAGGTGGGCGGCCTCGAGGTGGCCACCACCCCCGAGCGCCTCGCCGAGCTGCACCGCCGCCACGGCTGGGCGGCCGCGTGGGGCCTGGAGGCCCAGCTGCTCTCCCCCGCCGAGTGCGTGGCCAAGCACTCGCTCCTGGACCCCGGCAAGGTGCTCGGCGGCCTGTTCATCCCCACCGACGGCCTGGCCAAGGCGGTCAAGGCGGTCCAGGCGCAGCTCACCAGGGCGATGGAGCGCGGCGTGCAGGTCCTGGCCAGGCACGAGGTGCTGGACATCAGGGCCGAGGGCGGCCGGGTCAGCGCGGTGGTCACCGACCACGGCGAGATCCCCGCCGACGTGGTGGTCTGCTGCGCCGGCATCTGGGGGCCGCGCGTGGCCAGGATGGCCGGGATGGAGCTGCCGCTCACGCCGCTGGCCCACCAGCTGGCCTGGACGGGACAGGTCCCCGACCTGGCCGGGCAGAGCGAGGAGGCGACCCGGCCCATCCTGCGCCACCAGGACGCCGACCTGTACTACCGGGAGCGGTACGACACGCTGGGCATCGGCTACTACGGCCACCGGCCCATGCCGGTCAGCCCCGACGACATCCTCTCGGTGGACGCGGCCGAGGTCATGCCTTCCGTGCTGACCTTCACGCCCGACGACTTCGCCGACGCCTGGACCGAGACCCAGAGCCTGCTCCCCGGGACGCGGTCGGCCAAGGTGGAGGAGGGCATCAACGGCCTGTTCTCGTTCACGACCGACCACATGCCGCTGATGGGCCAGTCGCGGGACGTGGAGGGCTTCTGGGTGGCGGAGGCCGTCTGGGTCACCCACTCCGCCGGCGTCGGCAAGGCCATGGCCGAGTGGCTGGTCGACGGCCACTGCTCCTCCTTCGACCTGCACGAATGCGACGTCAACCGGTTCGAGCAGCACCAGATCGCCCCTGATTACGTGCGGGAGCGCGGCTGCCAGAACTACGTCGAGGTCTACGACATCATTCATCCGCTGCAGCCCATGGAAAGCCCGCGCCCGATGCGGACCAGTCCGTTCCACGCCCGCCAGCAGGAGCTCGGCGCGATCTTCCTGGAGGCCTCCGGCTGGGAGCGGCCGCAGTGGTACGGCGCCAACGCCCCGCTGCTGCAGGGCCGCGACATCCCGGCGCCCGGCGACTGGGCCGCGCAGTACTGGTCGCCCATCGTGGGCGCGGAGGCGCAGGCCACCCGGGAGTCCGTCGCGATGTACGACATGACCGCGCTCAAGCGCCTGGAGATCAGCGGCCCCGGCGCGGTCGGCTTCCTGCAGTCCCTCGTGACCGGCGACATCGACAAGTCCGTCGGCTCCGTGACGTACTGCCTGCTCCTGGACACCGACGGCGGCATCCGCAGCGACGTCACGGTCGCGCGCCTCGGGCCCGAGCTGTTCCAGGTGGGCGCCAACGGCAACCTCGACCTCGACTGGCTGGACCGGCGGCGACCGCGCGCGGTCCACATCCGGGACATCACCGCGGGCACCTGCTGCGTGGGCGTGTGGGGCCCGCGTGCCCGCGACCTCGTCCAGCCGCTGACCGGCATCGACCTGACCGCGCTGCGCTACTTCCGCGGCGCCCGCGGCTACATCGGCAACGTCCCGGTCACCATGCTGCGCCTGTCGTACGTCGGCGAGCTGGGCTGGGAGATCTACACCACCGCCGACATGGGACTCAAGCTCTGGGACACGCTCTGGGAGGCCGGGCAGCGGCACGGCGTCATCGCCGGCGGCCGCGGCGCGTTCACGAGCCTGCGCCTGGAGAAGGGCTACCGCTCCTTCGGCACGGACATGACCTTCGAGCACGACCCGTACGAGGCCGGGCTCGGCTTCGCCGTCAAGCTGGACAAGGGTGACTTCGTCGGCCGGGCGGCGCTGCTGGAGCGCAAGGAGTCGGTGCGCCGCCGGCTCACCTGCCTGCTCACCGACGAGGTCGTCATGGGCAAGGAGCCCGTCTACGACCGCGACGGCGGCCCGGCCGGCTACGTCACCAGCGCCGCCTACGGATACACGATCGGCAGCGGCATCGCCTACGCCTGGCTGCCCGCCGACCTGGCCGCCCCCGGCCAGGAGGTGACCATCGGCTACTTCGACCGGTACGTACGCGCCGTCGTCGCCGAGGAACCGCTTTTCGACCCCACGATGCAGCGGCTGCGCGGTTAG
- the glyA gene encoding serine hydroxymethyltransferase: protein MIDTPLDVVDPEVHAAIGDELARQRSTLEMIASENFAPVAVMAAQGSVLTNKYAEGYPGRRYYGGCEHVDVIEQIAIDRVKALFGAEAANVQPHSGAQANAAAMAALLEPGDTILGLDLAHGGHLTHGMRINFSGRLYNVVAYHVRQSDHLVDMEEVERLAREHRPKLIIAGWSAYPRQLDFAAFRRIADEVGAYLLVDMAHFAGLVAAGLHPSPVPHAHIVTTTTHKTLGGPRGGVILTTDDLIKKINSSVFPGQQGGPLEHVIAAKAVAFKIAAGDGFRDRQWRTLEGAGILADRLLGPDAAAAGVKVLTGGTDVHLVLVDLRDSELDGKQAEDRLHTAGITVNRNAVPFDPRPPMVTSGLRIGTPALATRGFGPDDFSEVSDIIATALTPDADLAFLRGRVETLAGKHPLYGQVR from the coding sequence ATGATCGACACCCCGCTGGACGTCGTGGACCCCGAGGTCCACGCGGCCATCGGCGACGAGCTGGCCCGCCAGCGCTCGACGCTGGAGATGATCGCCTCGGAGAACTTCGCGCCCGTCGCCGTCATGGCGGCGCAGGGCTCGGTGCTCACCAACAAGTACGCCGAGGGCTACCCGGGCCGGCGGTACTACGGCGGGTGCGAGCACGTGGACGTGATCGAGCAGATCGCCATCGACCGGGTGAAGGCGCTCTTCGGCGCCGAGGCGGCCAACGTGCAGCCCCACTCCGGCGCCCAGGCCAACGCCGCGGCCATGGCCGCGCTGCTCGAACCCGGCGACACCATCCTCGGGCTCGACCTGGCCCACGGCGGCCATCTCACGCACGGCATGCGGATCAACTTCTCCGGCCGCCTGTACAACGTGGTCGCCTACCACGTGCGCCAGAGCGACCACCTGGTGGACATGGAGGAGGTCGAGCGGCTGGCCCGCGAGCACCGGCCCAAGCTGATCATCGCCGGCTGGTCGGCGTACCCCCGCCAGCTGGACTTCGCGGCGTTCCGGCGGATCGCCGACGAGGTGGGCGCGTACCTGCTGGTGGACATGGCGCACTTCGCCGGCCTGGTGGCCGCGGGCCTGCACCCCTCCCCCGTGCCGCACGCCCACATCGTCACCACCACCACGCACAAGACCCTCGGCGGCCCGCGCGGCGGCGTGATCCTGACGACGGACGACCTCATCAAGAAGATCAACTCGTCGGTCTTCCCCGGCCAGCAGGGCGGACCGCTGGAGCACGTCATCGCCGCCAAGGCGGTCGCGTTCAAGATCGCTGCCGGGGACGGGTTCCGGGACCGCCAGTGGCGCACGCTGGAGGGCGCCGGGATCCTCGCCGACCGGCTGCTCGGGCCCGACGCCGCCGCGGCCGGGGTGAAGGTGCTGACCGGCGGCACCGACGTGCACCTCGTCCTGGTCGACCTGCGCGACTCGGAGCTGGACGGAAAGCAGGCCGAGGACCGGCTGCACACCGCCGGGATCACGGTGAACAGGAACGCGGTGCCGTTCGACCCGCGCCCGCCGATGGTCACCTCCGGCCTGCGGATCGGCACGCCGGCGCTGGCCACGCGCGGGTTCGGTCCCGACGACTTCAGCGAGGTGAGCGACATCATCGCGACCGCACTCACGCCGGACGCCGACCTGGCCTTCCTGCGCGGCAGGGTCGAGACCCTGGCCGGCAAGCACCCGCTCTACGGGCAGGTCCGATGA